The Tribolium castaneum strain GA2 chromosome 3, icTriCast1.1, whole genome shotgun sequence sequence ggaaaaaatcccATCACCAGAAGAGCCTGAAGCAGTTCTGTGCAGTCTCACAAAACTCGAACCACCATCAACAAACAATTAGTTTGGTTAAATGAATTAGTCAAGTTAGAGTTTGTGTGTCATGTAATGTGGATGGGGTTATAGAGCGGGCGTGGTAATCGAAACGGGGTGCCAAAACACTACATCGAGAAAATTCAACTCGGAATCTACAAGTGATCGTGCCTTTATCTGTTCGTACCTGCCGTGCCGCGATTGCAGACATCGTTGGGGTACGACCTTCTGCACATGTCTAGTCTGTAAAAAACACACCCGGTCATATATGGTTAAATGTGTGATTTGTgtgttttgttgttatttactCCTCAGCTCCAGAGCGACTATACCTAAAgaacaattaacaaaaacacgGACGCCTAAACACCACAATCGTCACATTTTGCGTGTCAGACATTTAGTTAGAACGATTAGTCCGGATCTTGTTGGTGTATGCGATCCGGGTTAGTAGCAGCAATTTACAcgcgatttaatttttattaccgGCAGTTCCTTTGGTGCAGCGGCCGCCTTTTCGACGTCGACACATATCGTACCTAAGTCAAAGTGGTTAAAATCTGacaaaaacaaaccaaaaataagTTCCCGCGTTATACTGACTTTGTAATCGCGACGGCGATGTCGTACACCGGGAGCCGCCGTTCCCTGAAGAGGTACTTCCCCATGTCCGTCAAAGCCGCCGCCGAGTCGATGGCGTCCCTCCCCACCCGGTTGCGTTCCAGATACGGAGTTGCATCCCGCCCCTAAAACAAATGTTATTTCAGGATCATGGACGAAATCCTCCAGTTTTTGTACGACCAGAACCGACCCTACACCATCAACAACATAATGGAAGGGTTCAACAAACAACTCAGTAAGAGTCAAGTTGTTTCAGCTGTTAACAAGCTAGTTGAGAAGAACAAAGTGATTGAGAAGAACTGtggcaaacaaaaaatatactgcGTGCCGCAAAAATCGTCACTGCCTTTGAAAGACTTGACGTCCAAAACGTTCGAAATGGAGCGCCAGTGTAGCAATCTTGCTGCAACCCTCAAAACCGTTCAGAACGAATTGGAGGAGAAGAGCGCCCGTTTGCGAGATTTGGAAGGAACGTTGAGCAAGGTTGAGCTATTggagaagaagaagaagctGGAAGAAGAGGTTGAAGAAATGGAGTCGAAACTAGAAGGTGGTACTAGCGAGTCGCTCGATAA is a genomic window containing:
- the LOC103313642 gene encoding homologous-pairing protein 2 homolog isoform X2 translates to MRSGIMDEILQFLYDQNRPYTINNIMEGFNKQLSKSQVVSAVNKLVEKNKVIEKNCGKQKIYCVPQKSSLPLKDLTSKTFEMERQCSNLAATLKTVQNELEEKSARLRDLEGTLSKVELLEKKKKLEEEVEEMESKLEGGTSESLDKEKIEREYRTVFKEYNKRKRWCTDMIEAIFENYPKSKKTLLEDIGIETDDDVNFKVKVSIK
- the LOC103313642 gene encoding homologous-pairing protein 2 homolog isoform X1, giving the protein MPNSPNCAIVTTPFSNVRIMDEILQFLYDQNRPYTINNIMEGFNKQLSKSQVVSAVNKLVEKNKVIEKNCGKQKIYCVPQKSSLPLKDLTSKTFEMERQCSNLAATLKTVQNELEEKSARLRDLEGTLSKVELLEKKKKLEEEVEEMESKLEGGTSESLDKEKIEREYRTVFKEYNKRKRWCTDMIEAIFENYPKSKKTLLEDIGIETDDDVNFKVKVSIK
- the LOC103313642 gene encoding homologous-pairing protein 2 homolog isoform X3 — its product is MDEILQFLYDQNRPYTINNIMEGFNKQLSKSQVVSAVNKLVEKNKVIEKNCGKQKIYCVPQKSSLPLKDLTSKTFEMERQCSNLAATLKTVQNELEEKSARLRDLEGTLSKVELLEKKKKLEEEVEEMESKLEGGTSESLDKEKIEREYRTVFKEYNKRKRWCTDMIEAIFENYPKSKKTLLEDIGIETDDDVNFKVKVSIK